Proteins encoded by one window of Prosthecobacter vanneervenii:
- a CDS encoding alpha/beta hydrolase codes for MNSLNHLLLALLVATACLHAAEPIELKLWPEGAPGQMLPHSKATEDFIRTKAGKSTITDIHNPTITVYRPEKPNGTSVIVAPGGGFVFLSAIHEGSQVCEWLNSIGVTGILLKYRTPTRDEAAPHEKPVADAAKAITLVREHAKEWSLDPKRVGLLGFSAGGNLLAHIACDRATKTELPDFGIMIYGGGFLDSKDPTKLKEGFTVPKDAPPMFLACAHDDGQNPIAATVLYLEYKKLGIPCELHLFTKGGHGFGMRDNKQPINAWPMRCAEWMSAVGWVPKQP; via the coding sequence ATGAATTCTTTGAATCATCTCCTCCTGGCACTGCTCGTCGCCACTGCCTGTCTGCACGCCGCCGAACCCATCGAGCTCAAGCTCTGGCCCGAAGGCGCACCCGGCCAGATGCTGCCTCATTCCAAGGCCACGGAGGATTTCATCCGCACCAAGGCGGGCAAAAGCACCATCACCGACATTCACAATCCCACCATCACTGTCTATCGTCCGGAAAAGCCCAATGGCACCAGCGTTATCGTCGCCCCCGGCGGCGGCTTCGTCTTCCTCTCCGCCATCCACGAGGGCTCCCAGGTCTGTGAATGGCTCAACAGCATCGGCGTCACCGGCATCCTGCTCAAATACCGCACGCCCACCCGCGACGAGGCCGCACCGCACGAAAAGCCCGTGGCCGATGCCGCCAAGGCCATCACGCTTGTCCGCGAGCACGCCAAGGAGTGGAGCCTGGACCCCAAGCGCGTCGGTCTGCTCGGCTTCAGCGCGGGGGGAAATCTGCTCGCCCACATCGCCTGCGACCGCGCCACCAAGACCGAGCTGCCGGACTTCGGCATCATGATCTACGGCGGCGGTTTCTTGGACTCCAAAGATCCCACCAAACTCAAGGAAGGCTTCACCGTGCCCAAGGATGCTCCCCCCATGTTCCTCGCATGCGCTCACGACGACGGCCAGAACCCCATCGCCGCCACCGTGCTTTATCTCGAATACAAAAAGCTCGGCATCCCCTGCGAACTCCACCTCTTCACCAAAGGCGGCCATGGCTTCGGCATGCGCGACAACAAGCAGCCCATCAACGCATGGCC